In Astyanax mexicanus isolate ESR-SI-001 chromosome 5, AstMex3_surface, whole genome shotgun sequence, a single window of DNA contains:
- the rapgef4b gene encoding rap guanine nucleotide exchange factor 4-like isoform X2 has protein sequence MAGLLAPPYGVMESGASNDRMPDKDSLRSDSDALNFLSKNHNKVPSEKLLRAGKILRNAILARAPHMIRDRKYHLKTYRQCCVGTELVDWQLQQSSCVHSRAHAVGMWQALLEEGILNHVDQELNFQDKYLFYRFLDDEDEEAVLPSEDEKREAEEELQETLLFLSQIGPDSHMRMILRKPPGQRTPEDLEIIYDELLHIKALAHLSNTVKRELAGVLIFESHAKAGTVLFNQGEEGTSWYIVQKGSVNVVIYGKGVVCTLHEGDDFGKLALVNDAPRAASIVLREDNCHFLRVDKEDFNRILRDVEANTVRLKEHDKDVLVLQKSLRPSSHGNVPAHFKYTVMAGTPEKILEHLLETMRLDINFADPDPALDDFVLMHCVFMPNSQLCPALLAHYHSQASQGSEQERMEYAVASKRRVLSLALRWASLQAHHLLEDDTSLSFLEELYGFVSNDVRVLRPLKELVPELEKIIRQYPDDARTSQKKHKVLLRQFSSGEERLAKKQPMRSFDDILLKVYCADHTYTTIRVPVLATGREVTAAVAEKLGSTEELLLISLSASAEKQILKPNDVSVFQSLGVNGRMFVCTREQLDSLAPLPEQEGPSTGSMSSFELMSSKDLAFQMTQYDWELFSCVHEYELVYHTFGRQAYRRSTANLELFLRRFNQVQLWVVTEVSLCGTLSKRVQLLKKFIKIAAHCREFRNLNSFFAIIMGMCNPAVSRLTQTWEKLPSKFKKFYAEFESLLDPSRNHRVYRLTVAKMEPPIIPFMPLLIKDMTFTHEGNKTFVDGLVNFEKMRLIANTIRAVRHCRSQPFNVEASPASKNPQEVRNYVRQLSVIDNQRTLSQLSFRLEPRRT, from the exons GTCCCATCAGAGAAGCTTTTAAGAGCAGGGAAGATCTTACGTAATGCTATTCTAGCGAGAGCCCCACACATGATCAGAGACAGAAAGTACCATCTAAAAACATACag GCAGTGCTGCGTGGGCACTGAACTGGTTGATTGGCAGCTACAGCAGAGTTCATGTGTTCACAGTCGAGCCCATGCTGTTGGCATGTGGCAGGCGTTACTGGAGGAGGGGATTCTTAACCATG TGGACCAGGAGCTTAACTTCCAGGACAAGTACCTGTTCTACCGTTTCCTTGACGATGAGGATGAGGAGGCAGTGTTGCCCAGTGAAGATGAAAAGAGAGAAGCAGAGGAAGAGCTGCAGGAGACACTGCTCTTCCTCTCTCAGATCGGTCCAGACTCACACATGCGCATGATCCTCAGAAAGCC GCCGGGACAGAGGACCCCTGAAGATCTGGAGATTATTTATGATGAACTGCTGCATATTAAAGCTCTCGCCCACCTCTCTAATACT GTGAAGAGAGAGCTTGCTGGCGTCCTCATTTTTGAGTCACATGCCAAAGCTGGCACAGTCT TGTTTAATCAGGGTGAAGAAGGCACCTCCTGGTACATCGTCCAGAAGGGCTCGGTAAATGTTGTCATCTATGGCAAG GGGGTGGTTTGCACCCTGCATGAAGGTGATGACTTCGGTAAATTAGCGCTGGTCAATGACGCTCCTCGCGCTGCCTCCATCGTACTGAGAGAGGACAACTGCCACTTCCTGCGAGTGGATAAAGAAGACTTTAACCGCATACTCAGG GATGTGGAGGCAAACACTGTACGCCTTAAGGAACATGATAAAGATGTCTTGGTGCTTCAGAAGAGTCTCCGCCCCTCCAGCCACGGAAATGTTCCTGCACACTTCAA GTACACTGTGATGGCAGGGACCCCAGAGAAGATTCTAGAACATTTGCTGGAGACAATGCGTCTGGACATTAATTTTGCTGACCCAG ATCCTGCTCTGGATGATTTTGTTCTCATGCACTGTGTCTTCATGCCCAACAGCCAGCTGTGTCCAGCTCTTCTGGCTCA CTACCATTCTCAGGCATCTCAGGGTTCAGAACAAGAGCGCATGGAGTACGCTGTGGCCAGTAAAAGACGTGTACTGAGCCTGGCTCTGCGGTGGGCATCCCTGCAAGCCCACCATCTACTGGAGGATGACACTTCACTCAGCTTTCTGGAG GAGCTGTATGGGTTTGTATCGAATGACGTCAGAGTTTTACGTCCACTGAAAGAACTGGTTCCAGAACTGGAGAAAATCATCAGACAGTA CCCTGATGATGCTCGGACTTCACAGAAAAAG CACAAAGTCCTTCTCCGACAGTTCAGCTCTGGAGAAGAGAGGCTGGCAAAGAAACAGCCAATGAGGAGCTTTGATGACA TACTCCTGAAAGTCTACTGTGCTGATCACACCTACACCACCATCCGAGTTCCTGTTCTGGCAACCGGGAGAGAGGTGACAGCAGCCGTGGCTGAGAAACTAGGATCCACTGAGGAGCTGCTTCTGATCAGCCTTAGTGCTTCTGCAG AAAAGCAGATTTTGAAGCCCAATGATGTGTCAGTGTTCCAGTCACTGGGAGTGAATGGACGGATGTTTGTCTGTACGAGAGAACAGCTCGACTCACTG gctccTCTTCCAGAGCAAGAAGGTCCTTCCACAGGTTCTATGTCCAGTTTTGAACTGATGAGTTCTAAAGACCTGGCCTTTCAGATGACCCAGTATGACTGGGAGCTCTTCAGCTGTGTGCACGAG TATGAACTGGTATATCACACGTTTGGGCGGCAGGCATACCGTCGCTCCACAGCCAACCTGGAGCTGTTCCTGCGGCGCTTTAACCAGGTGCAGCTCTGGGTAGTGACTGAGGTCAGCCTGTGCGGCACACTCAGCAAACGGGTGCAGCTGCTGAAGAAGTTTATAAAGATCGCTGCTCA CTGCAGAGAGTTCAGGAACCTCAACTCCTTCTTCGCCATTATTATGGGCATGTGCAATCCAGCCGTCAGCCGACTCACTCAGACATGGGAG AAGCTACCTAGTAAATTTAAGAAGTTCTACGCTGAGTTCGAGAGTTTACTG GATCCATCCAGGAACCACCGCGTGTACCGCCTCACTGTGGCTAAGATGGAACCCCCAATCATTCCCTTTATGCCCCTCCTCATTAAAG ACATGACTTTCACTCATGAGGGCAACAAGACGTTTGTTGATGGACTGGTGAATTTTGAAAAAATG CGTTTGATTGCTAACACGATCCGGGCAGTGAGACACTGCAGGAGTCAACCCTTCA aTGTTGAGGCGTCTCCTGCCAGTAAGAATCCACAGGAAGTGCGGAACTACGTGCGTCAGCTCTCTGTGATTGACAACCAGAGGACCCTATCACAACTCTCCTTCAGACTGGAACCAAGACGGACCTAA
- the LOC103039485 gene encoding protein kinase Npk: MSSLSASFVQIRFDAIQFYENCGGGSFGSVYRARWVPQDKEVAVKKLLKIDKEAEILSVLSHKNIIQFYGAVLEAPNYAIVTEYASGGSLYEYLSSPDSEEMDMGQVMTWALDIAKGIHYLHAEAPVKVIHRDLKSRNVVLAADNVLKICDFGASKFLSHTTHMSLVGTFPWMAPEVIQSLPVSETCDTYSYGVVLWEMLTREVPFKGFEGLQVAWLVVEKNERPTIPSSCPASFAELMRSCWVAEPKERPVFKQILGTLEAMCNDSKLPDQCNSFLHNKAEWRCEIDATLERLKRLERELTCKEQELDERERRLRAWENRLLERSKSCTPFFSQITPMAVSTESFYESRSEESNSSEMSCQISSSCSNGDLGGADLQAIMRGFGGVFDLDMSMPGSSPMRQSGMQVNMQAKQNSSKSCSIREGHKLNMAISMDPFGWSDDDSD; encoded by the exons ATGTCGTCCCTCAGTGCTAGCTTCGTGCAGATACGCTTCGATGCCATCCAGTTTTATGAGAACTGTGGAGGTGGGAGCTTCGGGAGTGTGTACCGTGCACGCTGGGTCCCACAGGACAAAGAAGTGGCGGTCAAAAAGCTGCTGAAAATTGATAAAGAG GCCGAGATTCTCAGCGTTTTGAGCCACAAAAACATCATTCAGTTTTATGGAGCAGTTCTGGAGGCGCCAAATTATGCCATAGTCACAG AATATGCGAGTGGAGGGTCGCTTTATGAATACCTGTCCAGTCCAGACAGTGAAGAGATGGACATGGGTCAAGTAATGACTTGGGCGTTGGACATTGCTAAAG gAATTCATTATTTACATGCAGAAGCTCCAGTAAAAGTCATTCATAGGGATCTGAAATCTCGGAATG TGGTGTTAGCTGCCGACAATGTCCTAAAG ATCTGTGATTTTGGAGCATCGAAGTTCCTGTCTCACACCACACACATGTCTTTGGTGGGCACATTCCCCTGGATGGCCCCGGAGGTGATCCAGAGCCTGCCTGTATCTGAAACCTGCGACACATACTCATACGGTGTG gttttatgggAAATGTTGACCCGAGAGGTGCCCTTTAAAGGGTTCGAGGGTTTGCAAGTGGCCTGGCTGGTTGTGGAAAAAAATGAG AGGCCGACCATTCCTAGCAGTTGTCCTGCCAGCTTTGCAGAGTTAATGAGATCATGCTGGGTGGCAGAACCCAAG GAGAGGCCTGTGTTTAAACAGATCCTGGGTACTCTAGAGGCCATGTGTAATGACAGTAAGCTTCCTGACCAGTGCAACTCTTTCCTACACAACAAGGCAGAGTGGAG GTGTGAGATTGATGCAACTCTGGAGCGGCTGAAGAGGCTGGAAAGAGAGCTGACCTGTAAGGAGCAGGAGCTGGATGAGAGAGAAAGGAGACTGAGAGCGTGGGAGAACAGACTCCTGGAGAGATCCAAATCATGCACTCCT TTCTTCTCTCAGATCACTCCGATGGCTGTGAGCACAGAGTCTTTCTATGAGTCGCGCTCTGAGGAGAGCAACAGCTCAGAGATGAGCTGCCAGATCTCCTCCTCCTGCAGTAACGGTGACCTGGGCGGGGCCGACCTGCAGGCCATCATGCGTGGCTTCGGAGGAGTGTTTGATCTGGATATGAGCATGCCTGGGAGCAGCCCCATGCGGCAGTCGGGCATGCAGGTGAACATGCAGGCCAAGCAGAACTCCTCCAAGTCCTGCAGCATACGTGAGGGTCACAAACTCAACATGGCCATCAGCATGGACCCCTTTGGGTGGTCTGATGACGACAGCGACTAG
- the LOC103034236 gene encoding tubulin alpha-1A chain: MRECISMHVGQAGAQMGNACWELYCLEHGIQPDGQMPSDKTIGGGDDSFNTFFSETGAGKHVPRAVFVDLEPTVIDEVRTGTYRQLFHPEQLITGKEDAANNYARGHYTIGKEIIDLVLDRTRKLADQCTGLQGFLIFHSFGGGTGSGFTSLLMERLSVDYGKKSKLEFAVYPAPQVSTAVVEPYNSILTTHTTLEHSDCAFMVDNEAIYDICRRNLDIERPTYTNLNRLIGQIVSSITASLRFDGALNVDLTEFQTNLVPYPRIHFPLATYAPVISAEKAYHEQLSVADITNACFEPANQMVKCDPRHGKYMACCLLYRGDVVPKDVNSAIATIKTKRTIQFVDWCPTGFKVGINYQPPTVVPGGDLAKVQRAVCMLSNTTAIAEAWARLDHKFDLMYAKRAFVHWYVGEGMEEGEFSEAREDMAALEKDYEEVGTDSVGDDGEEEGEEY; this comes from the exons CGTGAGTGTATTTCAATGCATGTTGGCCAAGCTGGAGCCCAGATGGGAAATGCCTGCTGGGAGCTGTACTGCTTGGAGCACGGTATCCAGCCTGATGGTCAGATGCCCAGCGACAAAACCATTGGTGGAGGAGACGACTCCTTCAACACTTTCTTCAGTGAGACTGGAGCTGGCAAGCACGTTCCCAGAGCGGTCTTCGTGGACCTGGAGCCCACTGTCATTG ATGAAGTGCGCACAGGAACCTACCGCCAGCTTTTCCACCCAGAGCAGCTTATCACGGGGAAGGAGGACGCTGCCAACAACTACGCCCGTGGTCACTACACTATTGGCAAAGAGATCATTGATTTGGTGCTGGATAGGACCCGCAAACTG GCTGACCAGTGCACTGGTCTCCAGGGCTTCCTGATTTTCCACAGTTTTGGTGGAGGTACCGGTTCTGGCTTCACCTCCCTGCTGATGGAGCGTCTGTCCGTTGATTACGGAAAGAAGTCCAAGCTAGAGTTTGCTGTGTACCCAGCCCCACAGGTCTCCACAGCTGTGGTGGAGCCTTACAACTCCATCCTGACCACCCACACCACCCTGGAGCACTCCGACTGTGCCTTCATGGTAGATAACGAGGCCATCTACGACATCTGCCGTAGAAACCTCGATATTGAGCGTCCCACCTACACCAACCTCAACAGGCTGATTGGTCAGATCGTCTCCTCCATCACCGCCTCTCTGCGCTTCGATGGAGCCCTTAATGTAGATCTGACCGAGTTCCAGACCAACCTGGTGCCCTACCCTCGTATTCACTTCCCTCTGGCCACCTATGCCCCCGTCATCTCTGCTGAGAAGGCCTACCATGAGCAGCTCTCTGTTGCTGACATCACCAACGCTTGCTTCGAACCAGCCAATCAGATGGTGAAGTGCGATCCACGCCATGGTAAATACATGGCCTGCTGCCTGCTGTACCGTGGTGATGTGGTGCCCAAAGATGTGAACTCCGCCATCGCTACCATCAAGACCAAACGTACCATCCAGTTCGTGGACTGGTGTCCCACTGGCTTCAAAGTGGGCATCAACTACCAGCCCCCCACTGTGGTTCCTGGTGGAGACCTGGCCAAGGTGCAGAGGGCCGTCTGCATGCTGAGCAACACCACAGCCATCGCTGAGGCCTGGGCTCGTCTGGACCATAAGTTTGATCTTATGTACGCCAAGAGAGCCTTCGTCCACTGGTACGTTGGAGAGGGAATGGAGGAGGGAGAGTTCTCAGAAGCCAGAGAAGACATGGCTGCTTTGGAGAAAGATTACGAAGAGGTTGGCACTGACAGCGTCGGGGATGATGGCGAGGAAGAGGGAGAAGAGTACTAA